The Rissa tridactyla isolate bRisTri1 chromosome 6, bRisTri1.patW.cur.20221130, whole genome shotgun sequence DNA segment AAGAGCACAAGGGTGTGACGGGGGGAGGATATTGGGGGAGTGACAATTCTGGAAGAAGTTCCTGGAGGAAGGCTGGGATCTCCATGATGATGGTTGGGATGGGTGGcccagaggcagggagggagcacaggGTCTGGAATCGGGGGAACAGGCTCTGTCAGGGCAAGGATGGCAGGCtgtgctcccctctgcctgcacccATGGCCCCTGGGGTGGCTGGGCCTCCCAGCATGTCACCTGGGGCTGGGACACCAACACAGCCCCCTCTGGCCGAGGCCATGGAGTTCTGTCCTgctttgagtgacacaggactgatttctcttccagtaattttacttttcagtaaggtgtCTTCTAATGAtagggaaaactgcacttttagaagactctagtgtccaaatttgtgaaaatgtttactttgcaGCCAGCTATGGTGCGTGgatttcaaggtctcggtgtttttgaGCCTCGCCAGGTGTGGGGATGATGAGGAGTGacacccgggcacttgacccaagctgccagcAAGGATTATTTCATATCACGAACATCACATTCGatacaaattagaaagtttgctgaggggttctctctcttctttgatggttgcgatcctgagaactccttgcccggGTGCCGGtcccccgagcccttcccttcctcccagcagtGCCCAGCTTCCCGCTGACGTAATTGGCCGAGTATGATCCTTGTACACTTTAtcttggtattgggatcaatattggttattaatgttaattagtCTTAGTctattaaatatgtttatatatttcaaccctcggctttccttgtttttcccaattccccttcccgggtggggaggagTCAccaggtgagagaataattgtctaaacgacaataaatcggggtgggttcctcaaaccaccACAGCTTGCCAAGACGCCTCGGGGgaccccctggggaccccccctgCCGTGCCAGCACCCGGAGCACACGGGCTCCGCGGCTACTCCAGCCCTGGGCGAGCGACGGGTGGGTGGGGGCTTCGGCTGCTGCCGCTTTTGGGGCAATTTTGGGTGGGAGGAGGCCACCGCGAACCCCCGGCGCCGCGACCCAGCCCCGGAGCCGCCCTCTCCCCCCATCAGACCCCCCGCCACACTCGCCTCCCCTGGCAGCGGGCTCGGCAAACCCGTCATTTGCAATTGCAGCCGTTATTGCGATTATTTCCCGCttatttacccttttttttttttgtgtaattattttttttaaattgtaaaaaaatgCCAACATACAAAATTGTTTTGACAAATgccaaaaataaacacagagccCTCCCCAGGCCCAGACTCCGCCCGGGCGCGCACCCCAGCTCCGCGCGTCGGATGCACTACTGCCACCACGGTTGCGCGCCATGACGTAAGGCACTGCGCCGTGACGCAAAGGCGGTGCGCCGTGACGCGACGGAGGCGGAAGTGGCGGTGGTTGTCAGGGTAACCAGCGCCGGGGCGGTCTGTGGCCATGGGCGAGCTGGGCCCGGACGATGGGGCCGGGAACACGTACAGCCTGCGGCCCGGCCTCCAGCACCGGTGAGCCGGGGGGGCGCTAGGGGTGGTGGCTCCGGGGCGGGAGCGGCGTGTCCTGGGGGATTCGGGTCGAGGGGCGGCCCTGGGGATGTGGGAGCTGCGGAGGGACTGTCGGGGAGGGGGTCCCTGGGTATGGAGGGCTGGCATgaggctatggggctgggggggtggggtgttggAAGTGGGGAAGCCCTGGGTttggggactgggggggcactgggctCCCAGAGCAACTTTGACATGAGGTGTAGGGGGATGTGGgtggggaggtgaggagagcaCAGGTGGGAGATAACCCCCGATGGGGCTGGTTTTGCACCTGTGTTTATGGGTGTTTGGCTTTTGGCAGGGCTGGTTGAGGATCTCCATcttagctgggtttttttttccccaggttttttcatttgcctttattATGTGACAGATAAATTTTCCCAGGTGGGGTTATCTATGTTTCTACATGTTGTGTGAACTTTCTGGGCCTTCtgttgctgtttgggtttttttttgtgctgataGATTTAAGTCATCCACGGTAAAAGAATGTATCCATGCGATACTGAAGGAGAAGCTGGCCAACGTAGAGTATGTCCCAGAAGAAATGCCTCAGCTTACAAAGTCTTTATCAGAGACAATAAAAGACAGACTGAAAGGTAAGGCGGTTTGCTggggaagtaattttttttttcttgctgtgtccTCTCCCTTTGACAAAATCCCTCTTTCCTCCTTTATTCTTGAAATCTCTATTTCTTCCCCATTGACTGACTAGAGTCTACTGTTATGAAACATTCTTGCCTATCTACATACGTTCCTTGCCTGCGGAACTAGAAACCTAAATCAAGCAGACAAGATTTGTTTTTTGTATAGACTGGCTGGTGTGGGCTTTCAGCAttggaggggctgcagggggaaagAAGGTACAttagagagaaggaagaagtgaTGCTTCTTGCTCCAATAAACAGAatcattcctgctttttttctgctgcaagcTAGATCAGAGTGGAATAGCAGGGAGATCAGAACAAGGCCCAGTGGGAGCAGTGAAGGGGGAATTAGGAGCACAGCCAAGGGAGGGCGTGACGACAGCCTTACTGCACTGGAAAAAGGTCTTGGTGGTGCTGTGCAGGATGCCCTCCAACACTTTTGAGTTCAAGAACTAAACTTCAGGCTCTGGCAGGTGTTTCCTGTGTTCAGTGCTCGAACAAGTACCTAGATGTGAGTCGGCACAATcactttttatttgccttcttcctggggacaggctggtgcTCCATATGCTGGGCTGGCCTGACACGGTGACACAGATGTACCATCACCCTCGGCAGGAATCATGGATTTATGCTTCTTCCAGAATTACACATCTGCTTTAAAACCAGTAGCAGCTGTAGTCCCAACACATGTTGATGCTGAGCTAATATGCACAGGGCTTGGCTTCAATAATTTGTAAACACGCTTGCAGTGGCCTGAAGCGAGATTAGCCTGGTGTGGCTGTTGTATCAGCCAGCATCTCTGGAAAACATTGACATGGTGGATGTTACCAGGCCCAGCATGTTGTGTTCAATCCTGCAGTGGAAACACTGCGCCAGAGTCTTCCTGGGACATTGCTTTGTTGAAGACAGGCATTACgatctatattttattttaaacatgcttGTTCTGATTTGGCTTCTGGAACATTGCCATGGCAAGACTGGATCTGGCCTGTGCCCCAGAGGTATTTCTTTAGTATTGTAAAACAACTGCATATCTTTGCAGACACATAGCGTAGATCCACACATGCTTTTATGTGGCCGTTTATCCCAGCTCAGAAGCAAAGGAAACACCTACATGGCTGAAGAATCTCTGCAATACTTTTGCAtcagaacagttttaaaataagccttttttttttttcaaattggatTTTGTCCACCAGCAGCCTTATTTACATTCTTTCTATGTGTTCAGTTCTTGAAAGATGTCAGAGCAGAATGCTGACATACAGTGTGGCTGTTCAGGGGTGTCTTCTGCCTTAGATGCATCTTTTAATGGATGCCAAATACCCTCTTCACCCTTTAACTCCAATAAGACTGTGGTACTCTGTACCAAGGAAAATGAAGCCGCAAGGCAGTCTGTCCACTTCACCAATTGCATGGACTTGTACAGGATGCTTGCTTTGTAACCAAAAATCTTTAGCTTTCTGGGTCCTGTTTTGGGCTCATATTTTAAACAGGTCATTGCtctcactattattttttttttctccccttccagaGGAGGGATTTGACAGGTACAAAATGGTGGTGCAGGTTGTGAttggagagcagagaggagaaggagtgAAGTAAGTTTTCAATCTACTAACTGTATTACTATAATTTTTGTTGagttagggtgggtttttttttctttggaagctGCTTCGAACTTTCCTAGGCTACAGCAATCTCTCTGCAGATGATAAAGTGTAAAACAGTTTCT contains these protein-coding regions:
- the DYNLT2B gene encoding dynein light chain Tctex-type protein 2B, which gives rise to MGELGPDDGAGNTYSLRPGLQHRFKSSTVKECIHAILKEKLANVEYVPEEMPQLTKSLSETIKDRLKEEGFDRYKMVVQVVIGEQRGEGVNMAARCFWDADTDSYAHDVFMNDSLFCVVAAFGCFYY